The proteins below come from a single Strix uralensis isolate ZFMK-TIS-50842 chromosome 8, bStrUra1, whole genome shotgun sequence genomic window:
- the ANGPTL1 gene encoding angiopoietin-related protein 1 → MIFFLVSSDSHHTCFKMKIFKWTLGVLLFLLLSIGRCTEQSTPNKTSQRRHPRSADGGEEGKKCGYTFLVPEQKITGPICVNTNGPGTGNRKDEVTRMDIENLKDVLSKQKREIDILQLVVDVDGNIVNEVKLLRKESRNMNSRVTQLYMQLLHEIIRKRDNSLELSQLENKVLNVTTEMLKMATKYKELEVKYAALTDLVNNQSVTISLLEEQCLRIFTRQDTHGSPPLVQVVPQHIPNSQPYTPLLLGGNEIQRDPGYPRDRDVRPPPDPATSPTKSPFRVPPLALINEGPFKDCQQAKDAGHSNSGIYMIKPENSNEPMQLWCENSLDPGGWAVIQKRTDGSVNFFRNWDSYKKGFGNIDGEYWLGLENIYMLTNQDNYRLLIELEDWSNKKVYAEYSSFRLEPESEFYRLRLGTYQGNAGDSMIWHNGKQFTTLDRDRDMYSGNCAHFHKGGWWYNACAHSNLNGVWYRGGHYRSKYQDGIFWAEYRGGSYSLKAVQMMIRPID, encoded by the exons atgattttttttcttg TCTCTTCTGACAGTCATCAtacttgctttaaaatgaagatatttaaatGGACTTTGGGTGTTCTGTTGTTCCTGCTGTTATCTATCGGGCGCTGTACAGAACAATCTACGCCTAATAAAACATCCCAACGGAGGCACCCTCGTTCAGCTGACggtggagaggaagggaagaaatgtgGTTACACCTTCCTGGTCCCAGAACAAAAAATCACAGGGCCAATTTGTGTGAATACTAACGGCCCAGGTACTGGTAACAGAAAAGACGAAGTCACAAGAATGGACATAGAGAACTTGAAGGACGTGCTGTCCAAGCAAAAGCGGGAGATTGACATTTTGCAATTGGTTGTGGATGTGGATGGAAACATTGTGAATGAAGTAAAATTACTGAGGAAAGAAAGCCGTAACATGAACTCTCGGGTCACCCAACTCTATATGCAACTCCTGCATGAGATAATTCGAAAGCGTGATAACTCACTTGAGCTTTCCCAGCTGGAAAACAAAGTCCTTAATGTTACAACAGAAATGTTGAAGATGGCAACAAAATACAAGGAACTTGAAGTAAAATACGCAGCACTAACTGATCTTGTAAATAATCAGTCTGTGACTATCTCACTGCTGGAAGAGCAGTGCTTGAGAATCTTCACACGACAGGACACCCATGGGTCTCCACCTCTTGTTCAAGTTGTGCCACAGCACATTCCTAACAGCCAGCCATACACTCCCCTTCTCCTGGGAGGAAACGAGATACAGCGAGACCCGGGTTACCCTAGAGACAGAGATGTAAGGCCGCCACCTGATCCAGCTACTTCTCCTACAAAGAGTCCTTTCAGAGTACCACCACTGGCTTTAATTAATGAAG gtCCATTCAAAGACTGCCAACAAGCCAAGGATGCTGGGCATTCCAACAGCGGGATTTATATGATCAAACCTGAAAATAGTAATGAGCCAATGCAACTATGGTGTGAGAACAGCCTGGACCCTGGAGGATGGGCAGTTATTCAGAAGAGGACAGATGGGTCTGTCAACTTTTTCAGGAACTGGGACAGTTACAAG AAAGGATTTGGAAACATTGATGGAGAGTACTGGCTGGgactagaaaatatttacatgcttACCAATCAGGATAATTACAGACTTTTGATTGAGTTAGAGGACTGGAGCAATAAGAAAGTCTATGCAGAATACAGCAGTTTTCGCCTGGAGCCTGAAAGCGAATTCTACAGGCTACGCTTAGGAACATACCAAGGAAACGCAGGCGACTCCATGATATGGCATAATGGAAAGCAATTTACAACACTGGACAGAGACAGGGATATGTATTCAG GAAACTGTGCTCATTTTCACAAAGGTGGCTGGTGGTACAACGCGTGTGCCCACTCCAACCTCAATGGGGTGTGGTACAGAGGAGGCCACTACAGGAGCAAGTATCAGGATGGAATATTTTGGGCCGAGTACCGGGGAGGCTCCTACTCCTTGAAAGCAGTTCAAATGATGATCAGACCTATAGACTGA